A region of the Deltaproteobacteria bacterium genome:
TTTCATAAGCTTTACCATGGCATTTACGATCTTTGAAAAAATGCTTTCATCATGCAAACGGAATGGTGAAATCAGCAGAGATACAGATGTAACCGTTGCTACTTATATGTTTTTTGGCGGACTTGAAATGCTTCTTACCGGTATCATTTTAAAAGCAATCCCGATCAATAAGCAGGAGATTTTTGATCGGATATCCGATCGATTCATAACACAATATATAAGGGGAATAATGGTAAAGGAGGGTATAAAAAATGGAATTTGAACTAACAAGGGAACAAATGGAATTCAAAGAATCTGTTTACAGATTTGCTTTAAGGGAGCTTGTGCCGGAATCAATGAAATTGGAACATGATGACAGAGAAGAATTTATAATGGAAAACTGGACAAAAATGGGCGGCATGGGTTTGCTTGGTTTACCATATCCTGAAGAGTATGGCGGTTCCGGGGCAAGCGTCCTAACAACAACCCTCGCAGGCGAGGCACTTGGATTTGCAGGCGTAGATGCAGGGCTTTTACTCTCATGGGGTGCTCACACTATTTTGTGTGGTGTCCCAATATGGCAGCTTGGCACAGAAGTACAGAAAAGAAAATATCTGCCGAAACTCGCAACAGGTGAGTGGATAGGGGGGCTTGGACTTACAGAGCCCAATGCGGGTTCTGATGCTGCCGGCATACAGACTACTGCTGTAAAAAAAGGGGATAGATATATACTTAACGGCTCAAAAATGTTCATTACGAATGGCCCTACAGGGAATGTTTTTGTTGTAGCTGCTGTTACGGATAGATCAAAAAAGGCATTCGGAATTAGTGCCTTTATAGTTGAAAAAGGGTTTAAAGGATTTTCCCCGGGCAAGAAGCTTTCAAAGCTTGGTGTAAGAACATCCCCGACCTCTGAACTTATTTTTGAGGATTGCGAAGTTCCGGAAGAAAATCTTCTTGGAGAGGCAGATCTTGGTTTTATCAATGTTATAAAACTCACACTTGAATGGGAAAGGAGCTGTCTGGTTGCTCCTGCAATAGGCGGGTTAGAGCTGGGAATAAAAGGTGCTGTGGCATACGCTAAGCAGAGAAAGCAGTTTGGTAAACCTATAATAAAATTTCAGGCTATAAGACATAAGATAGCAAATCTAAAGATGAACCTGGAGGCTGTAAGGCAGATCGTATATAAGGTTGCATGGCTAAAGGATAAAGACATACCAGCAATGATGGAAGCATCCGCTGCAAAATTGTTTGTCTCAGAGATTATGGAAAAAATGTCATCAGAAGTGCTTCAGATATTTGGCGGATATGGTTTCATAAAGGATTATATTGTTGAGAGAGGATACAGGGATTCAAGGCTTGCTTCGATAGGCGGAGGTACATCGGAAATACAGAGGGGCATAATTGCACGCTCTATAATCAATTTTAAATAGTGAGGGGATATGGATTTTGAACTTACTGATGAACAAAAAAGACTAAAAGAATCATTCTCAGAATTTTGTAAAAAAGAGATTGCACCGAAGGCAGAATTTATAGATCGTGAGGCATCATTCCCCGAAGAAGGTATTCGGTTACTTGGTAAAGCAGGCTATCTTGGCATTGGTTTCCCGGAGGAATATGGGGGCTCCGGCGGCGATGCTGTTCTAAAAGCAGTACTTGGTGAGGAACTCGCAAAGTCATGTGCTGCAACCTATTTATCATCCGGTGCTTCGTCGGGATTGTTTGGTATACCTATCGTAAAATTAGGGACAGAAATACAGAAAAAGAAATATTTACCTGGTGTTCTATCCGGGGTAAAAATGGGCGCACTCGCTATAACAGAACCGGATGCAGGGTCTGATGTTCTCGGTATGAAAACACATGCAGAAAAAAAAGGAAACAGATGGGTCATCAATGGCTCAAAAACCTTTATTACAAATGGTCCTGTTGCTGATCATGTAATAGTGGTTACATACACCGATAAGGCAAAAAAAAGAGATGGATTGAGTTTATTTATTGTAGACAGGGGAACAAAGGGATTTTCAAATGGTAAGCCTTTTGATAAACTTGGAGTCCGGGGATCCCCAACATCGGAGTTGTTTTTTGACAATTGTGAAGTCCCCGAAGAAAATCTTGTTGGGCAGCTTAACAACGGGTTTTATCATCTCGTTCAAACACTCACACATGGACGCATTGGAATGGCGGTTTATAGCCTTGGAATCGGGCAGGCATGTCTTGAAGAATGCATTGATTATGCACAAACAAGGACAGCATTTGGTAAACAGATTGCGCATTTTCAGGACATACACTTTAAGATAGCTGACATGAGGATGTATATAGATGTGGCAAGGGAGCTTATTTACAAAGCAGCATGGTTGCTTAATAACAATGATCCTCAGACCCTGCTTTTTGCCTCTATAGC
Encoded here:
- a CDS encoding acyl-CoA dehydrogenase family protein codes for the protein MEFELTREQMEFKESVYRFALRELVPESMKLEHDDREEFIMENWTKMGGMGLLGLPYPEEYGGSGASVLTTTLAGEALGFAGVDAGLLLSWGAHTILCGVPIWQLGTEVQKRKYLPKLATGEWIGGLGLTEPNAGSDAAGIQTTAVKKGDRYILNGSKMFITNGPTGNVFVVAAVTDRSKKAFGISAFIVEKGFKGFSPGKKLSKLGVRTSPTSELIFEDCEVPEENLLGEADLGFINVIKLTLEWERSCLVAPAIGGLELGIKGAVAYAKQRKQFGKPIIKFQAIRHKIANLKMNLEAVRQIVYKVAWLKDKDIPAMMEASAAKLFVSEIMEKMSSEVLQIFGGYGFIKDYIVERGYRDSRLASIGGGTSEIQRGIIARSIINFK
- a CDS encoding acyl-CoA dehydrogenase family protein, translated to MDFELTDEQKRLKESFSEFCKKEIAPKAEFIDREASFPEEGIRLLGKAGYLGIGFPEEYGGSGGDAVLKAVLGEELAKSCAATYLSSGASSGLFGIPIVKLGTEIQKKKYLPGVLSGVKMGALAITEPDAGSDVLGMKTHAEKKGNRWVINGSKTFITNGPVADHVIVVTYTDKAKKRDGLSLFIVDRGTKGFSNGKPFDKLGVRGSPTSELFFDNCEVPEENLVGQLNNGFYHLVQTLTHGRIGMAVYSLGIGQACLEECIDYAQTRTAFGKQIAHFQDIHFKIADMRMYIDVARELIYKAAWLLNNNDPQTLLFASIAKLFTSEHVTQIANDAVQIFGGYGYIKGYKVERLYRDAKLGEIGEGTSEIQRAIIAGFVEDQY